In one Corallococcus silvisoli genomic region, the following are encoded:
- a CDS encoding helicase HerA domain-containing protein, with product MAKDARLEAFLSEGHEIFNSVQQGQTLWKRDPFDVPSLNAPARAAFEKLLKRATQLPAPDSGKILLLKGDSGSGKTHLVRAFRNSVHEQHKGYVGYLPMTVDVTHYDRYILSEFIDSLEKPYDHGHVEETGLMLLSKAVLDRCKNIFAAHIPGEDVLDDADLHGNIRAVADDLHSDPDFRQIDVNLLRALLCLQRREARFHHRIVQWLRCEEMSPEDRAIIGNLVPRSSDEAPSRMLIQLGLLMGIFGQAMVLCVDQVEDMNDFEQKPQMEPSFRRAMGCLVALAGQVPSAIVVVCLTDFWTAMRTKLNRAMTDRIERNPEPVELAINVTAQAARDIAARRLKSLYEQKGIAFDPSQPTYPIPASGFEPLSGQRTRDILNACHRYREQAVQDGKLPAVFPLPEKGQHPPTQPPPVQPPAPVLDLDQAWTDFKANFKKQVPKQDSEIASLLAWAIEVSADELGGATRFKVKARDEESLDVTVQPGNAQLFVTLCNHSSRGGHLGRQMANALKTAAGKLPVLVRTTDFPNSLGTLVEDQTTALMRKGGRRAVVGPSDLRELLALQAFRKQYEEPVFLGWSRASRPVTRLQGITDVLSLEKNLPTAVPGTPPAPVVAPKPSDANEPVLSDGDTEWKVSPASSILPPKPAQSGPVTSKPKTVEAPKGQMRLGVSEGVFSNTVYVNPDELTKHSAFLGGPGSGKTTLALNLIEQLVIQGIPALLVDRKGDLAAYAREEAWEEELDDPVMVERRRLLRERVDVALFTPGRSDGRTLALPVVPGGLDKLPPEERDQVIQQAADAIASMMEYKNSPRDRASKALLAQALRLLVQRPSGKEITLDLIQRFVAGQDITLVQEAHGLDDKVFTKLAQDLATLRLNAQALLSPQGEKLDMSELLGQGASRVPGKTRLTIISTKFLGGLQGSLFWVSQLLVEANRWASQHPSPKLQAVLLFDEADIYLPAMSSPSTKQPMENLLRRARSAGIGVMLATQSPGDLDYKCRDNVRTWFAGRVKEEVALKKLKPMFADARVDASVRLPPQKMGQFHVLREGQVEQLKADRNIIKTEQLAEDEILQLAHRPLVQ from the coding sequence ATGGCCAAAGACGCCCGTCTCGAAGCGTTCCTCTCCGAGGGTCACGAGATCTTCAACAGCGTCCAGCAGGGCCAGACCCTGTGGAAGCGTGACCCGTTCGACGTGCCCTCGCTCAACGCTCCGGCGCGCGCGGCGTTCGAGAAGCTCTTGAAGCGCGCGACCCAGCTGCCAGCTCCAGACTCCGGGAAGATCCTCCTCTTGAAGGGAGACTCCGGCAGCGGCAAGACCCACCTGGTGCGGGCCTTCCGCAACAGCGTGCATGAGCAGCACAAGGGCTACGTCGGCTACCTGCCGATGACGGTCGATGTGACGCACTACGACCGCTACATCCTGTCGGAGTTCATCGACTCCCTGGAGAAGCCGTACGACCATGGCCACGTCGAAGAGACGGGCTTGATGCTCCTGTCGAAGGCCGTGCTGGACCGCTGCAAGAACATCTTCGCGGCCCACATCCCGGGAGAGGACGTGCTGGACGACGCGGACCTCCACGGCAACATCCGGGCGGTCGCGGATGATCTGCATTCGGATCCGGACTTCCGGCAGATCGACGTCAACCTCCTGCGCGCGCTGCTCTGCCTCCAGCGCCGCGAAGCCCGCTTCCATCACCGCATCGTCCAGTGGCTGCGCTGCGAGGAGATGTCGCCCGAGGACCGGGCCATCATCGGCAACCTGGTGCCGCGCTCTTCCGACGAGGCCCCCAGCAGGATGCTCATCCAGCTGGGCCTGCTCATGGGCATCTTCGGACAGGCCATGGTCCTCTGTGTCGATCAAGTGGAGGACATGAACGACTTCGAGCAGAAGCCCCAGATGGAGCCTTCATTCCGCCGCGCCATGGGCTGTCTGGTCGCGCTCGCGGGGCAGGTCCCGTCCGCCATCGTGGTGGTGTGTCTCACGGACTTCTGGACCGCCATGCGCACGAAGCTCAATCGCGCGATGACGGACCGCATCGAACGGAATCCCGAGCCGGTGGAGTTGGCGATCAACGTCACCGCGCAGGCCGCGCGGGACATCGCCGCCCGGAGACTGAAGTCCCTGTATGAGCAGAAGGGCATCGCGTTCGACCCCTCGCAGCCCACGTACCCCATCCCGGCCAGCGGCTTTGAGCCGCTCAGCGGCCAGCGGACGCGTGACATCCTGAACGCCTGCCATCGCTACCGCGAGCAGGCCGTCCAGGACGGCAAGCTCCCGGCGGTGTTTCCGCTGCCTGAGAAGGGGCAGCACCCGCCGACGCAACCTCCCCCCGTGCAGCCCCCCGCACCGGTCCTGGACCTGGATCAGGCGTGGACGGACTTCAAGGCCAACTTCAAGAAGCAGGTGCCCAAGCAGGACTCGGAGATCGCCTCGCTTCTGGCCTGGGCCATCGAGGTCAGCGCGGATGAACTGGGGGGAGCCACCCGCTTCAAGGTGAAGGCTCGCGACGAGGAGTCACTCGACGTCACGGTGCAGCCGGGCAACGCGCAGCTCTTCGTCACGCTCTGCAACCATTCCTCGCGTGGCGGGCATCTGGGCCGCCAGATGGCGAACGCCCTGAAGACCGCCGCAGGCAAGCTGCCCGTGCTGGTCCGCACCACCGACTTCCCGAACAGCCTGGGCACGTTGGTGGAGGATCAGACCACCGCCCTGATGCGCAAAGGAGGACGGCGGGCGGTGGTGGGCCCCAGTGACCTGCGTGAGCTGCTCGCGTTGCAGGCGTTCCGCAAGCAGTATGAGGAGCCGGTGTTCCTCGGGTGGAGCCGCGCTTCGCGCCCCGTGACGCGCCTCCAGGGCATCACGGATGTGCTCTCCCTGGAGAAGAACCTTCCCACCGCAGTCCCGGGCACGCCGCCCGCGCCCGTTGTCGCCCCCAAGCCCTCCGACGCGAACGAGCCCGTCCTTTCCGACGGGGACACGGAGTGGAAGGTCTCTCCTGCGAGCTCCATCCTGCCGCCCAAGCCCGCGCAGTCGGGACCGGTCACGTCCAAGCCGAAGACGGTGGAAGCGCCCAAGGGACAGATGCGTCTGGGCGTGTCCGAAGGCGTCTTCTCCAACACCGTCTACGTGAATCCAGACGAACTGACGAAGCACAGCGCGTTCCTCGGCGGTCCAGGCAGTGGCAAGACGACCCTGGCGCTGAACCTCATCGAGCAGCTGGTGATTCAAGGCATCCCCGCGCTGCTCGTCGACCGCAAGGGCGACCTCGCCGCGTACGCGCGGGAAGAGGCCTGGGAGGAGGAGCTGGACGACCCGGTGATGGTGGAACGCCGGCGGCTGCTGCGGGAGCGCGTGGACGTGGCGCTCTTCACACCGGGCCGTTCGGACGGACGGACGCTCGCGCTTCCGGTGGTGCCCGGGGGGCTCGACAAGCTTCCTCCGGAGGAGCGCGATCAGGTCATCCAGCAGGCGGCGGACGCCATCGCCAGCATGATGGAGTACAAGAACAGCCCCCGGGACCGGGCCTCAAAGGCGCTGCTGGCACAGGCACTGCGGCTGTTGGTGCAGCGGCCCTCCGGGAAGGAAATCACCCTGGACCTCATCCAGCGCTTCGTCGCGGGCCAGGACATCACGCTCGTTCAGGAGGCCCATGGGTTGGATGACAAGGTCTTCACCAAGCTGGCCCAGGATCTCGCGACGCTGCGGCTCAATGCCCAGGCCCTGCTCTCCCCCCAGGGAGAGAAGCTCGACATGAGCGAACTGCTGGGCCAAGGCGCCTCGCGAGTGCCAGGCAAGACCCGTCTGACGATCATCAGCACCAAGTTCCTCGGTGGATTGCAGGGCTCGCTCTTCTGGGTGTCGCAGCTCCTGGTGGAAGCGAACCGCTGGGCCAGTCAGCACCCGTCGCCGAAGCTCCAGGCGGTGCTGCTCTTCGATGAAGCGGACATCTACCTGCCAGCGATGAGCAGTCCTTCGACGAAGCAGCCCATGGAGAACCTGCTCCGGCGCGCACGCTCCGCGGGTATCGGGGTGATGCTCGCGACGCAGAGCCCGGGTGACCTCGACTACAAGTGCCGCGACAACGTGCGCACCTGGTTCGCGGGGCGTGTGAAGGAAGAAGTCGCCCTCAAGAAGCTCAAGCCGATGTTCGCCGACGCGCGGGTGGATGCGTCCGTGCGGCTGCCGCCCCAGAAGATGGGCCAGTTCCACGTCCTGCGCGAAGGGCAGGTGGAGCAGCTCAAGGCGGACCGGAACATCATCAAGACAGAGCAACTGGCCGAGGACGAAATCCTCCAGCTCGCGCACCGCCCCCTCGTGCAATAG
- a CDS encoding DUF559 domain-containing protein, whose protein sequence is MAREGEVALLDALDRQARRRTEGIATLSVLEGPVEPGSALWNQWAARHGQTVVEVSGEDPHTAALGWAQALAAARDLGADAEALATFSLTASAPRRTPTFAGKTAHERRVLLDALPPPAMLPEATWALCRTLVIEREATAPGALPEAVRAALAKNVATGLKALHALVPPGNAPVVRVPAGVAPSLRGLQVARVLSNAVPALAVACVVSTEALEAFLAGPETQLKALVREGRLEVPEAASGARGAVEALRKMEQAGAPEAQRARAAEVALDVLTGAGESSADRARSKAEAYLRDRLEEHATTAGLFALNARLDAGDKRSWEVDLLSRELRIAVEIDGYFHFQDPERFRRDRRKDLDLQRAGYWVYRLLATDVLSRLEHILHTLDTLIEARRRELAGRTP, encoded by the coding sequence TTGGCACGGGAGGGAGAGGTCGCGCTGCTGGATGCGTTGGACCGTCAGGCCCGGCGCCGGACGGAAGGCATCGCGACCCTGAGTGTGTTGGAAGGGCCGGTGGAGCCGGGGAGCGCCCTCTGGAACCAGTGGGCCGCGCGGCATGGCCAGACAGTGGTGGAGGTTTCCGGGGAGGATCCGCACACCGCGGCGCTGGGCTGGGCCCAGGCGCTGGCGGCGGCCCGGGACCTGGGAGCGGACGCGGAGGCGCTGGCGACGTTCAGCCTGACGGCGTCGGCCCCTCGGCGCACGCCGACGTTCGCTGGAAAGACAGCCCACGAGAGGCGCGTGCTGCTGGACGCGCTGCCACCTCCCGCGATGTTGCCAGAGGCGACGTGGGCGCTGTGCCGGACGCTTGTCATTGAGCGGGAGGCCACGGCGCCGGGGGCGCTGCCGGAAGCGGTGCGCGCGGCGCTGGCGAAGAACGTGGCCACGGGGTTGAAGGCCTTGCATGCGCTGGTGCCCCCGGGAAACGCGCCGGTGGTGCGAGTGCCCGCGGGGGTGGCGCCGTCGCTCCGGGGGCTCCAGGTGGCGCGCGTGTTGAGCAACGCGGTGCCCGCGCTCGCGGTGGCGTGCGTCGTGTCCACCGAGGCGCTGGAGGCGTTCCTCGCGGGGCCGGAGACGCAGCTGAAGGCGCTGGTGCGCGAGGGCCGGCTGGAGGTGCCGGAGGCGGCGTCCGGGGCGCGAGGGGCGGTGGAAGCGCTCCGGAAGATGGAGCAGGCGGGGGCACCGGAGGCCCAGCGGGCCCGCGCGGCGGAGGTCGCGCTGGACGTGCTCACGGGCGCGGGGGAGTCCTCCGCGGACCGGGCCCGGAGCAAGGCGGAGGCGTACCTGCGCGACCGGCTGGAGGAGCACGCGACCACGGCGGGCCTCTTCGCGCTGAACGCCCGGCTTGACGCCGGAGACAAGCGCTCCTGGGAGGTGGACCTCCTGAGCCGCGAGCTGCGCATCGCGGTGGAGATCGACGGCTACTTCCACTTCCAGGACCCGGAGCGGTTCCGCCGCGACCGGCGCAAGGACCTGGACCTGCAGCGCGCGGGCTACTGGGTCTACCGGCTGCTCGCGACGGACGTGCTGTCTCGGCTGGAGCACATCCTCCACACCCTCGACACGTTGATTGAAGCCCGCAGGCGAGAGCTTGCCGGAAGGACGCCCTGA
- a CDS encoding MFS transporter translates to MAAETASVGAAAQATPGLVRRVEAVVFLTVFLDLVGFGIVIPMLPFYVQSMGGSARTVGILLGCFSLTQLLATPLLGRYSDRHGRRAVILLSLLANAVAMGLFALASFERMLPLLFASRILAGATSGNIAACQAALADVTTKQTRAKAMGRIGAGIGLGMVLGPTLGGLFSGLGAWVPPLLAGGLALVGFAGALVAMPETHPAELRVAAKAQTRWSALQDSPRRKALGMVLGLFFAVFLAMTTLQVAFALLVQARLGWGSKEVGYTFAVVGGLGLIIQGGLIGPLARAVGEFRLLITGALILAGGMVGLAVSQQAIPMMASVVLVGAGMGFLQPLISSLASQVATPAQQGAVLGLAQSCGGLARTVGPVASGWMYASWSTQAPFLTGMVSALAAAGLGVLLSRESLEDAGR, encoded by the coding sequence ATGGCGGCTGAGACCGCGAGCGTGGGCGCGGCCGCCCAGGCCACGCCCGGCCTCGTGCGCCGGGTGGAAGCGGTGGTGTTCCTCACCGTGTTCCTGGACCTGGTGGGCTTCGGCATCGTCATCCCGATGCTGCCCTTCTACGTGCAGTCCATGGGCGGCTCGGCGCGCACGGTGGGCATCCTGCTGGGGTGCTTCAGCCTCACGCAGCTGCTGGCGACGCCGCTGCTCGGGCGGTACTCGGACCGGCATGGGCGGCGGGCGGTCATCCTGCTGAGCCTGCTGGCGAACGCGGTGGCCATGGGGTTGTTCGCGCTGGCCAGCTTCGAACGGATGCTGCCCTTGCTGTTCGCCTCGCGCATCCTGGCGGGGGCGACGTCCGGCAACATCGCCGCGTGTCAGGCGGCGCTCGCGGACGTGACGACGAAGCAGACGCGCGCCAAGGCGATGGGCCGCATTGGCGCGGGCATCGGGCTGGGCATGGTGTTGGGGCCCACGCTGGGCGGGCTGTTCTCCGGCCTGGGCGCGTGGGTGCCGCCGCTGCTGGCCGGAGGGTTGGCGCTGGTGGGCTTCGCGGGCGCGCTGGTGGCCATGCCGGAGACGCACCCGGCGGAGCTGCGCGTGGCGGCGAAGGCCCAGACGCGCTGGTCCGCGTTGCAGGACTCGCCCCGGCGCAAGGCCTTGGGGATGGTGCTGGGGTTGTTCTTCGCGGTGTTCCTGGCCATGACCACGCTCCAGGTGGCGTTCGCGCTGCTGGTGCAGGCGCGGCTGGGCTGGGGTTCCAAGGAAGTGGGCTACACGTTCGCGGTGGTGGGCGGACTGGGGCTCATCATCCAGGGGGGACTGATTGGTCCGCTGGCGCGCGCCGTGGGCGAGTTCCGGCTGCTCATCACCGGGGCGCTCATCCTGGCGGGCGGCATGGTGGGGCTCGCGGTGTCGCAGCAGGCGATTCCCATGATGGCCTCCGTGGTGCTGGTGGGCGCGGGGATGGGCTTCCTGCAGCCGCTGATTTCGAGCCTGGCCTCGCAGGTCGCCACCCCGGCGCAGCAGGGCGCCGTGCTGGGTCTGGCGCAGTCGTGCGGGGGGCTGGCCCGCACGGTGGGCCCTGTCGCGAGCGGCTGGATGTATGCGTCCTGGAGCACCCAGGCCCCCTTCCTGACGGGCATGGTGTCGGCGCTCGCGGCGGCGGGGCTGGGGGTGCTGCTGAGTCGGGAGTCGCTGGAGGACGCGGGGCGGTAA
- a CDS encoding SDR family oxidoreductase — MRVLIPGISGGIARRLALRLRDSGHQVAGIDIRPWRDAPKGIEVHPVDVRKRAAEDVFRRWKPEAVVHMATVTAFTVPGGERGRINLDGTKALFDHCATHGVKQVLFVGRHTFYGAAPDSPLYHSEDEPPRALEAIPELADLVAADLYAATALWRMPDVTTAVLRLVYTLGTPGTGTLANLLRGKRVPMVLGYDPLFHMLQEEDVVTALQLALEKKVRGIFNVAGPPPVPLSVIIKGTGRTPVPLPSALLSVLMGRAGFPRLSVGATDHLRYPIVVDNKRFLEATGFQATYDEGRILRAYADALPVDRAGHGG; from the coding sequence ATGAGGGTGTTGATTCCAGGCATCTCCGGAGGCATCGCGCGGAGGCTGGCCCTGCGCCTGCGCGACAGCGGCCATCAGGTCGCGGGCATCGACATCCGCCCGTGGCGGGACGCGCCGAAGGGCATCGAGGTCCACCCGGTGGACGTGCGCAAGCGCGCCGCGGAGGACGTCTTCCGCCGCTGGAAGCCGGAGGCGGTGGTGCACATGGCCACGGTGACGGCGTTCACCGTGCCGGGCGGCGAGCGGGGCCGCATCAACCTGGACGGCACCAAGGCGCTGTTCGACCACTGCGCGACGCACGGCGTGAAGCAGGTGCTCTTCGTGGGCCGGCACACGTTCTACGGGGCGGCGCCGGACTCGCCGCTGTACCACTCCGAGGACGAGCCGCCGCGCGCGCTGGAGGCCATCCCGGAGCTGGCGGACCTGGTGGCCGCGGACCTGTACGCGGCGACGGCGCTGTGGCGCATGCCGGACGTCACCACCGCGGTGCTGCGGCTCGTGTACACGCTGGGCACGCCGGGCACGGGCACGCTCGCGAACCTGCTGCGCGGCAAGCGCGTGCCGATGGTGCTGGGCTACGACCCGCTCTTCCACATGCTCCAGGAGGAGGACGTGGTGACGGCGCTGCAGCTGGCGCTGGAGAAGAAGGTGCGCGGCATCTTCAACGTCGCGGGGCCGCCGCCCGTGCCGCTGTCGGTCATCATCAAGGGCACGGGCCGCACGCCGGTGCCGCTGCCGTCGGCGCTCCTCTCGGTGCTGATGGGGCGGGCGGGCTTCCCCCGGCTGTCGGTGGGCGCGACGGACCACCTGCGCTACCCCATCGTGGTGGACAACAAGCGCTTCCTGGAGGCCACGGGCTTCCAGGCCACCTACGACGAGGGCCGCATCCTGCGCGCGTACGCGGACGCGCTGCCGGTGGACCGGGCGGGCCATGGCGGCTGA
- a CDS encoding lysophospholipid acyltransferase family protein encodes MGDAGPPCKAHARCYGAPVPQSESLSERVERLQLPFNEYGVDPYGISKKHLKLALEFFAFLYRNYFRVRCTGVQHIPKTGRGMLVGNHSGGVAVDGMMVLTSTLLEMDPPRLAQGMLERFIHKFPVASLWASRTGQFTGLPEHAVRLLEDDRLLMIFPEGARGTAKLYTERYSLVDFGTGFIRLALQTRSPIIPFAFLGGGAAIPTVTNAYALGKLLGVPYVPLTPYLLPLPLPVGLEIHYGPPLVFEGTGDEEDHVIQGYVDQVKASIQRLIEDNRAERHLRRTRRLLP; translated from the coding sequence ATGGGGGACGCGGGCCCCCCGTGCAAAGCGCACGCGCGGTGCTACGGTGCGCCCGTGCCCCAGAGCGAGTCACTGTCAGAGCGGGTGGAGCGGTTGCAGCTGCCCTTCAACGAATACGGTGTCGACCCGTACGGCATCTCCAAGAAGCACCTGAAGCTGGCGCTGGAGTTCTTCGCCTTCCTCTACCGGAACTACTTCCGGGTGCGCTGCACGGGCGTGCAACACATCCCGAAGACGGGCCGGGGCATGCTGGTGGGCAACCACTCCGGCGGCGTCGCCGTGGACGGGATGATGGTGCTCACCTCCACCCTGCTGGAGATGGACCCGCCCCGGCTGGCGCAGGGCATGTTGGAGCGCTTCATCCACAAGTTCCCGGTGGCCTCGCTGTGGGCCAGCCGCACCGGCCAGTTCACCGGCCTGCCCGAGCACGCCGTGCGCCTGCTGGAGGACGACCGGCTGCTGATGATCTTCCCGGAGGGCGCCCGGGGCACCGCGAAGCTCTACACGGAGCGCTATTCGCTGGTGGACTTCGGCACGGGCTTCATCCGGCTGGCGCTCCAGACGCGCTCGCCCATCATCCCCTTCGCGTTCCTGGGCGGCGGCGCGGCCATCCCCACCGTGACCAACGCGTACGCGCTGGGCAAGCTGCTGGGCGTCCCGTACGTCCCGCTGACGCCGTACCTGCTGCCGCTGCCGCTGCCGGTGGGGCTGGAGATCCACTACGGCCCGCCGCTCGTCTTCGAGGGCACGGGCGACGAGGAGGACCACGTCATCCAGGGCTATGTGGATCAAGTGAAGGCCAGCATCCAGCGGCTCATCGAGGACAACCGCGCCGAGCGCCACCTGCGCCGGACCCGGAGGCTGTTGCCATGA